The Rhodococcus triatomae genome includes a window with the following:
- the purU gene encoding formyltetrahydrofolate deformylase: protein MSSASTGHEIADDRRYVLTLGCPDRTGIVARISAFLADVGGWIVEAAYHADSDTGWFFTRQAVRASSVGFGVDELRSRFAEVAAELGPDTEWTLHDSGARKRVVLLVSKEGHCLHDLLGRAAGGELPADIRAVVGNHRDLEDVTRRHGIDFHHVPFPKDPAERGPAFEEVRELVDVHDPHAVVLARFMQVLPAPLCDHWAGRAINIHHSFLPSFVGARPYHQAFARGVKLIGATCHYVTPELDAGPIIEQDVIRVDHADEVADMVRQGRDIEKLTLARGLRWHLEDRVLVHGRKTVVFS from the coding sequence ATGAGTTCCGCTTCCACCGGCCACGAGATCGCCGACGACCGCAGGTACGTCCTCACCCTCGGATGCCCCGACCGCACCGGTATCGTCGCGCGGATCTCCGCGTTCCTCGCCGACGTGGGCGGCTGGATCGTGGAGGCCGCGTACCACGCGGATTCGGACACCGGCTGGTTCTTCACACGGCAGGCTGTGCGCGCGTCCTCCGTCGGCTTCGGTGTCGACGAACTGCGCAGCAGGTTCGCCGAGGTCGCCGCGGAACTGGGGCCGGACACCGAATGGACCCTGCACGATTCCGGGGCACGCAAGCGGGTGGTTCTCCTCGTCAGCAAGGAGGGACACTGCCTGCACGATCTACTGGGCCGGGCTGCCGGCGGCGAGCTGCCCGCGGATATCCGCGCCGTCGTCGGCAACCATCGCGATCTCGAGGACGTCACCCGCAGGCACGGCATCGACTTCCACCACGTGCCGTTCCCGAAGGACCCGGCCGAGCGCGGACCGGCCTTCGAGGAGGTGCGCGAACTCGTCGACGTGCACGATCCGCACGCGGTGGTACTCGCTCGCTTCATGCAGGTGCTGCCCGCGCCGCTGTGCGACCACTGGGCCGGCCGGGCGATCAACATCCATCACAGCTTCCTGCCGTCGTTCGTCGGCGCACGCCCGTACCACCAGGCGTTCGCGCGGGGCGTGAAGTTGATCGGGGCAACGTGCCACTACGTCACTCCGGAGCTGGACGCCGGGCCCATCATCGAGCAGGACGTCATTCGCGTCGACCACGCCGACGAGGTGGCGGACATGGTGCGTCAGGGCCGCGACATCGAGAAGCTGACTCTCGCCCGCGGGTTGCGCTGGCATCTCGAGGACCGGGTCCTGGTCCACGGCCGCAAGACCGTCGTCTTCAGCTGA
- the deoC gene encoding deoxyribose-phosphate aldolase yields the protein MSADDHSNTPTRRTVASMIDHTLLAPEATAQDVADLIGEARDLGVLAVCVSPSMLPIRPGGLVTAAVVGFPSGKHHSLVKGAEARLTVDQGAQEIDMVIDVGAAVAGDYNAVLADVLTVREAVGTDPVLKVILETAALSDEAIVQSALAAERAGADFVKTSTGFHPAGGASTRAVALMADAVGGRIGIKASGGIRTAQAALDMIAAGATRLGLSRSREVLEALPE from the coding sequence ATGTCCGCTGACGACCACTCGAACACTCCGACACGGCGCACGGTGGCGTCGATGATCGATCACACCCTGCTCGCTCCCGAGGCCACCGCACAGGACGTCGCCGACCTGATCGGCGAGGCCCGGGACCTCGGTGTCCTCGCCGTGTGCGTGTCTCCGTCGATGCTCCCGATCCGGCCCGGCGGCCTCGTCACGGCTGCGGTGGTCGGGTTCCCGTCCGGGAAGCACCACTCGCTCGTCAAGGGCGCCGAGGCGCGCCTCACGGTCGATCAGGGAGCGCAGGAGATCGACATGGTGATCGACGTGGGGGCCGCCGTCGCGGGCGACTACAACGCGGTCCTCGCCGACGTGCTGACGGTGCGAGAAGCCGTCGGTACCGACCCCGTGCTCAAGGTGATCCTCGAAACCGCGGCGCTCTCGGACGAGGCGATCGTGCAGTCCGCGCTCGCGGCCGAACGAGCCGGTGCGGACTTCGTGAAGACGTCCACCGGTTTCCACCCTGCCGGTGGCGCGTCGACCCGCGCGGTGGCGCTGATGGCGGACGCGGTCGGTGGGCGGATCGGGATCAAGGCCAGTGGCGGCATCCGCACCGCGCAGGCGGCACTCGACATGATCGCCGCCGGTGCCACCCGCCTCGGGCTCTCCCGCAGTCGCGAGGTGCTCGAGGCGCTTCCGGAGTAG
- a CDS encoding LmeA family phospholipid-binding protein produces the protein MAATRTDGKKRNRVLVVALVLVAVLVAAFAASELYLRRQVQSCMASQFESQLGSKVDVGLSWKPVLLQSIDKRVPYVTLESNDTSFGPAVGMDVQARVDDVHIEETPDSNGTIGSSTAEVRWSTAGILATMHQQPFGTLIGNVVSDPAAGTLTFSVGPGGLADLEVRPHISGDTIAVETVGAEILGFGLPTDLVDGVVQTLTESLQTYPLDMVPTSVEVTGDAIEISLEGGAYTMPAADPSDPAVQEQRDQLEGCGFLV, from the coding sequence ATGGCTGCCACCCGAACCGACGGAAAGAAGCGCAACCGTGTACTCGTCGTCGCACTCGTGCTGGTCGCGGTACTCGTCGCGGCATTCGCGGCAAGCGAGCTGTATCTGCGCCGACAGGTACAGAGCTGCATGGCGAGCCAGTTCGAGAGCCAACTCGGGTCGAAGGTCGACGTCGGACTCAGCTGGAAACCCGTTCTGCTGCAATCGATCGACAAGCGCGTCCCCTACGTGACGCTGGAGAGCAACGACACGTCGTTCGGTCCCGCCGTCGGCATGGACGTGCAGGCGCGGGTCGACGACGTCCACATCGAGGAGACGCCCGACAGCAACGGGACGATCGGCTCCTCGACGGCCGAGGTGCGCTGGAGCACCGCGGGGATTCTCGCGACGATGCACCAGCAGCCGTTCGGCACCCTGATCGGCAACGTCGTCTCCGATCCCGCGGCGGGAACGCTCACCTTCTCGGTCGGCCCCGGTGGGCTCGCCGACCTCGAAGTGCGCCCCCACATCTCCGGCGACACCATCGCCGTCGAGACCGTCGGTGCCGAGATCCTCGGCTTCGGGCTGCCGACCGACCTGGTCGACGGAGTCGTCCAGACCCTCACCGAGAGCCTGCAGACCTACCCGCTGGACATGGTCCCGACCTCGGTCGAGGTGACCGGCGACGCGATCGAGATCTCCCTCGAGGGCGGCGCGTACACCATGCCCGCGGCGGACCCCTCCGACCCGGCGGTGCAGGAACAGCGCGATCAGCTCGAGGGGTGCGGGTTCCTCGTCTGA
- a CDS encoding type IV toxin-antitoxin system AbiEi family antitoxin domain-containing protein has translation MDEWVAPERQDEDRERLESSLAQLAASQSGYFTTAQVLRLGFHVGDVGARIVDGSWQRVERDLFRLAEIPSTDLEEFAKWCTWFGNAAAVSHQSAADLHGLGNLYPRFIHMSTVLSPPAPTRALALHRRSIGTDDCEQIGALRITTPTRTALDLAAGGIAQELLDEVVSDGVAIGRLDPERLYGECATKPAQVAQRLEHALMSCQ, from the coding sequence ATGGACGAATGGGTGGCACCGGAACGGCAGGACGAGGACCGGGAACGGCTCGAGAGCTCCCTCGCGCAGCTCGCCGCCTCCCAGTCCGGATACTTCACGACGGCGCAGGTACTGCGCCTGGGCTTCCACGTGGGCGACGTCGGCGCGCGCATCGTGGACGGCTCGTGGCAGCGGGTCGAGCGCGATCTCTTCCGCCTGGCGGAGATCCCGTCCACCGATCTGGAGGAGTTCGCGAAGTGGTGCACGTGGTTCGGTAATGCTGCGGCCGTGTCCCATCAGAGTGCGGCGGACCTGCACGGGCTGGGGAATCTGTATCCGCGGTTCATCCACATGTCGACGGTTCTGTCACCGCCGGCGCCCACCCGGGCCCTGGCGCTGCATCGACGATCGATCGGCACCGACGACTGTGAACAGATCGGTGCGCTGCGGATCACCACGCCCACCCGGACCGCCCTCGATCTGGCCGCGGGCGGGATCGCGCAGGAACTGCTCGACGAGGTGGTCTCCGACGGGGTCGCCATCGGGCGTCTCGATCCGGAGCGACTGTACGGAGAGTGTGCGACGAAGCCTGCGCAGGTTGCGCAGCGACTCGAACATGCCCTGATGTCGTGCCAGTGA
- a CDS encoding TetR/AcrR family transcriptional regulator, with translation MQARSKATRRAITDGALMLIDELGYRRTTVEAVADRARVSKGAVYYHFASKELLLQGVIASSRDEVVALIRRRELWRSSAIEALVDVWIATACGRRNERPLLVHHARAPERGASPGIGDELRAYATRVLRTSAAAGDLRTSADVDALADRFVGALLDTPTAAERGRPPNAVIESRLSRVVGELALAPDSEEYLRRYLVRRTRVRIPDQRWRITLVDEPVPAC, from the coding sequence ATGCAGGCGCGCTCGAAGGCGACCCGCAGAGCGATCACCGATGGTGCGCTCATGCTCATCGACGAACTCGGCTATCGGCGCACCACGGTCGAGGCGGTCGCGGATCGGGCGCGGGTGTCCAAGGGTGCGGTGTACTACCACTTCGCGTCCAAGGAACTGCTCCTGCAGGGCGTCATCGCATCCAGCCGTGACGAGGTCGTCGCCCTGATCCGCCGCCGCGAACTGTGGCGGAGTTCGGCGATCGAGGCACTGGTCGACGTGTGGATCGCGACCGCCTGTGGTCGCCGGAACGAACGACCCCTGCTCGTCCACCATGCGCGTGCTCCCGAACGCGGTGCGTCGCCGGGAATCGGCGACGAACTCCGTGCGTACGCGACCCGGGTGTTGCGCACCTCCGCGGCCGCAGGCGACCTGCGGACGTCGGCGGATGTCGACGCCCTCGCGGACCGTTTCGTCGGGGCGCTGCTGGATACTCCGACCGCTGCCGAACGTGGGCGTCCGCCGAACGCGGTGATCGAATCCCGGCTGAGCCGGGTCGTCGGCGAACTCGCGCTGGCCCCGGACTCGGAGGAGTACCTGCGGCGCTACCTGGTCCGGCGTACCCGAGTGCGGATCCCCGATCAGCGGTGGCGGATCACGCTCGTCGACGAGCCCGTGCCGGCCTGCTAG
- a CDS encoding SAM-dependent methyltransferase translates to MALPAVAARAASARTRSTPVGVVTRGTTGINRLRRSDRWLVHDPLVRRTLSDAADPLVVDLGYGARPHTTFELATRLRTVRADTRVTGLEIDPGRVAAARDGVSFARGGFELAGLRPVLVRAFNVLRQYPEEAVAASWAQIRAGLAPNGLLVDGTCDELGRRAAWVLLDAHRPLSLTLAWDPFDVQRPSDVAERLPKALIHRNVRGEGVHALLEAADRAWSWAAPYASFGPRVRWRAAHERLREDGVPAAPQRRRLRDCVLTVPWETVAPGRTAGPGPN, encoded by the coding sequence GTGGCTCTCCCGGCAGTAGCCGCCCGCGCCGCTTCCGCCCGCACCCGCAGCACGCCGGTCGGGGTCGTCACCCGGGGAACGACGGGGATCAACCGGCTCCGGCGCAGTGATCGCTGGCTCGTCCACGATCCGCTCGTGCGCCGGACGCTGTCCGACGCGGCCGACCCACTGGTGGTCGACCTCGGCTACGGCGCGCGTCCGCACACGACTTTCGAGCTCGCCACACGGCTGCGGACGGTGCGGGCGGACACGCGGGTGACGGGCCTCGAAATCGATCCCGGAAGGGTTGCGGCTGCCCGGGACGGTGTGTCGTTCGCACGGGGCGGGTTCGAGCTGGCCGGGCTACGACCGGTCCTGGTACGGGCATTCAACGTATTGCGGCAGTATCCCGAAGAGGCAGTGGCGGCCTCGTGGGCGCAGATCCGTGCGGGCCTCGCGCCGAACGGTCTCCTCGTCGACGGAACCTGCGACGAACTCGGCCGTCGCGCGGCGTGGGTGCTGCTCGACGCCCATCGTCCGCTCTCGCTGACGCTCGCGTGGGATCCGTTCGACGTGCAGCGTCCCTCGGACGTCGCCGAACGACTGCCGAAGGCACTGATCCATCGCAACGTCCGTGGCGAGGGCGTGCACGCATTACTCGAGGCGGCAGACCGTGCCTGGTCCTGGGCCGCGCCGTACGCCTCCTTCGGACCGCGGGTGCGCTGGCGCGCGGCACACGAACGCCTGCGCGAGGACGGAGTTCCCGCGGCACCGCAGCGCCGTCGACTACGGGACTGCGTCCTCACCGTGCCCTGGGAGACGGTGGCACCCGGCCGCACGGCCGGACCGGGCCCGAACTAG
- a CDS encoding DUF2505 domain-containing protein — MARRMNYSARYKHTPEQVYDAFTNRDYWDARIEEMRKYSENHVEHFEVGDDGIDLVLHHILPRSELPEIAQTVMKKDMIITRKENYSPFGEPVTATYEASIPAGPGSLTGTMELFATETGCTFRTTSEAKVYLPFIGGKLEQLMLVNLVDLFRAEAEITEAWLSRQ; from the coding sequence ATGGCTCGCCGCATGAACTATTCCGCACGCTACAAGCACACCCCGGAGCAGGTGTACGACGCGTTCACCAACCGTGACTACTGGGACGCGCGCATCGAGGAGATGCGCAAGTACTCGGAGAACCACGTCGAGCACTTCGAGGTCGGCGACGACGGCATCGACCTCGTGCTGCACCACATCCTGCCGCGCTCCGAGCTGCCGGAGATCGCCCAGACGGTGATGAAGAAGGACATGATCATCACCCGCAAGGAGAACTACAGCCCGTTCGGCGAGCCGGTGACCGCCACCTACGAGGCGTCGATTCCGGCCGGTCCCGGCAGCCTCACGGGCACCATGGAACTCTTCGCCACCGAGACCGGGTGCACGTTCCGCACCACGTCCGAGGCCAAGGTGTACCTGCCGTTCATCGGCGGCAAGCTCGAGCAGCTGATGCTGGTCAACCTCGTCGACCTGTTCCGCGCCGAGGCCGAGATCACGGAAGCGTGGCTCTCCCGGCAGTAG
- a CDS encoding DUF2505 domain-containing protein — protein sequence MSRRIEHSSSYPFPVAEVHAALTGEQYWRDRLAEVGGDGAALDAITPTASGGVTVTMTQAIPEDHLPSIVTKIRPGDLIITRTETWGPLVGGRATGTFAAEVEGAPAQISGNQTLAGENGSSTIDVNGAAEVKIPLVGGKIESAIADEILRLLDREQEFTGAWLAR from the coding sequence GTGAGCCGCCGCATCGAGCATTCGTCCTCGTACCCGTTCCCCGTCGCCGAGGTCCACGCGGCCCTGACCGGCGAGCAGTACTGGCGGGACCGCCTCGCGGAGGTCGGCGGCGACGGAGCCGCCCTCGACGCGATCACGCCCACCGCGTCCGGTGGCGTCACCGTCACCATGACCCAGGCGATTCCCGAGGATCACCTCCCGTCGATCGTGACGAAGATCCGGCCCGGCGACCTGATCATCACGCGCACCGAGACCTGGGGTCCCCTCGTCGGCGGCCGCGCCACCGGCACCTTCGCTGCCGAGGTCGAGGGGGCACCGGCGCAGATCTCCGGAAACCAGACGCTCGCGGGCGAGAACGGGTCGTCCACGATCGACGTCAACGGCGCCGCCGAGGTAAAGATTCCCCTGGTGGGCGGCAAGATCGAGAGCGCCATCGCCGACGAGATCCTCCGGCTCCTGGACCGCGAGCAGGAGTTCACCGGCGCCTGGCTCGCCCGCTGA
- a CDS encoding UDP-N-acetylmuramate dehydrogenase, whose protein sequence is MWDASNTSERLVEAGAFVSRDLDLAGFTTLRVGGPAPVVAECSTTESLVEVVRLLDAESVPTLLIAGGSNLVIGDDGWDGVVVRIANSGVRLDADVIAAEAGAVWDDVVAGTVEAGLGGLECLSGIPGSAGATPVQNVGAYGVEVGTVLHRVRLLDRVTGEVRWVGPDELGLGYRTSVLKHSDAALVLEVELQVSPDGASAPIRYRELTATLGVSEGVRVPAAQAREAVLALRRGKGMVLDSTDHDTWSAGSFFTNPVVPAARAEEVLAAIRSRLGDVAVPTYPADGGVKLSAGWLIERAGFTKGFPGADAPARLSTKHTLALTNRGAASAKDLTELARTVRDGVEDAFGVRLSPEPVTVGCEI, encoded by the coding sequence GTGTGGGATGCAAGCAACACGTCCGAGAGACTCGTCGAGGCCGGCGCGTTCGTGTCCCGGGATCTCGACCTGGCCGGCTTCACGACACTGCGGGTCGGTGGCCCGGCCCCCGTCGTCGCCGAGTGTTCGACCACCGAGTCGCTGGTCGAGGTGGTCCGCCTCCTCGATGCGGAGTCCGTTCCGACGTTGCTGATCGCCGGGGGTTCGAACCTGGTGATCGGCGACGACGGCTGGGACGGAGTGGTGGTCCGGATCGCGAACTCCGGGGTACGCCTCGACGCGGACGTGATCGCGGCCGAGGCCGGCGCGGTGTGGGACGACGTCGTCGCCGGGACGGTCGAGGCGGGCCTCGGCGGGCTCGAATGTCTCTCGGGGATACCCGGTTCGGCGGGGGCCACGCCGGTGCAGAACGTGGGTGCGTACGGCGTCGAGGTGGGCACCGTCCTGCATCGGGTCCGGCTGTTGGACCGCGTCACGGGTGAGGTTCGCTGGGTGGGCCCGGACGAGCTCGGTCTCGGCTACCGCACCAGCGTGCTCAAGCATTCGGATGCGGCCCTGGTGCTCGAGGTCGAGTTGCAGGTGTCGCCGGACGGGGCCAGCGCCCCGATCCGCTACCGCGAGCTCACGGCGACCCTCGGGGTGTCGGAGGGGGTGCGGGTGCCTGCCGCGCAGGCCCGCGAGGCCGTGCTGGCGCTCCGGCGCGGGAAGGGCATGGTGCTCGACTCGACCGACCACGACACGTGGAGTGCCGGATCGTTCTTCACGAACCCGGTCGTCCCCGCCGCACGGGCCGAGGAGGTGCTCGCGGCGATCCGGTCGCGGCTCGGCGACGTCGCCGTGCCGACGTATCCGGCGGACGGGGGAGTGAAGCTGTCGGCCGGCTGGCTGATCGAGCGGGCCGGATTCACCAAGGGCTTCCCCGGCGCGGATGCTCCCGCACGGCTGTCCACGAAACACACGTTGGCCCTCACCAATCGTGGTGCGGCGTCGGCGAAGGATCTGACGGAGCTGGCCCGTACGGTCCGGGACGGGGTCGAGGACGCCTTCGGTGTGCGGCTCTCGCCGGAACCGGTGACCGTCGGCTGTGAGATCTGA
- a CDS encoding L,D-transpeptidase: MRDLVIRTNRRRWLLIVATVLSLLAATVACTADGPGSSPPQDPGPVAVVTAQPGDGARDVDPVAPVSVRVADGTFTDVALVNAQGTPVLGELSPDRTTFTSAEPLGYDAGYTWQGTAVGTDGETVPVRGGFTTLAPDETVGATLNIADGQEVGIAAPITLQFHGAVEDRAAVERALTVTTNPPTPGSWAWLPDDGGARVHWRPQQYWAPGTSVHLDAKLYGLAFGDGAYGEEDLTLDFTIGRSQVVVADATSHRMQVVRDGETIMDIPVSYGEGNEPRNVTRSGVHVVTEKHEDFLMSNPPYYENVRERWAVRISNNGEFIHANPETIGVQGASNVTNGCINLSLGDAEQYFRTAMYGDPVEVTGTSIDLSAADGDLYDWAIDWGTWQSMSALA, translated from the coding sequence GTGCGTGACCTGGTAATTCGGACAAACAGGCGACGGTGGCTGCTGATCGTCGCGACGGTGCTCTCCCTGCTGGCGGCGACGGTCGCCTGCACGGCGGACGGCCCCGGCTCGTCCCCGCCGCAGGATCCCGGGCCCGTCGCCGTGGTCACCGCGCAGCCCGGCGACGGTGCCCGTGACGTCGATCCGGTCGCACCGGTGTCCGTCCGGGTGGCGGACGGGACCTTCACCGACGTCGCCCTCGTGAATGCGCAGGGCACGCCGGTTCTCGGCGAGTTGTCTCCCGATCGAACGACCTTCACGAGCGCCGAACCGCTCGGGTACGACGCCGGATACACCTGGCAGGGCACCGCGGTGGGTACCGACGGCGAGACCGTCCCCGTCCGCGGTGGGTTCACGACACTGGCACCGGACGAGACGGTGGGCGCCACACTGAACATCGCGGACGGACAGGAAGTCGGGATCGCGGCACCGATCACGCTCCAGTTCCACGGTGCCGTGGAGGACCGGGCGGCCGTGGAACGAGCGCTGACCGTGACGACGAATCCGCCCACGCCCGGCTCCTGGGCGTGGTTGCCCGACGACGGCGGTGCGCGCGTGCACTGGCGTCCGCAGCAGTACTGGGCACCCGGTACCTCGGTACATCTGGACGCGAAGCTGTACGGCCTCGCCTTCGGGGACGGCGCCTACGGCGAGGAGGACCTGACGCTGGACTTCACGATCGGTCGCAGTCAGGTCGTGGTCGCGGATGCGACGAGCCACCGGATGCAGGTCGTCCGGGACGGCGAGACGATCATGGACATCCCCGTCAGTTACGGCGAGGGCAACGAGCCGCGCAACGTCACCCGCAGCGGAGTCCACGTGGTCACCGAGAAGCACGAGGATTTCCTGATGTCCAACCCGCCCTACTACGAGAACGTGCGGGAGCGGTGGGCCGTGCGCATCTCCAACAACGGCGAGTTCATCCACGCCAATCCGGAGACGATCGGCGTCCAGGGTGCGTCCAACGTCACCAACGGCTGCATCAACCTCTCGCTCGGCGACGCGGAGCAGTACTTCCGGACCGCGATGTACGGCGACCCGGTGGAGGTGACCGGGACGTCGATCGATTTGTCCGCGGCAGACGGCGATCTCTACGACTGGGCGATCGACTGGGGCACGTGGCAGTCGATGTCGGCGCTGGCCTGA
- a CDS encoding TetR/AcrR family transcriptional regulator, producing MIDKLPGGKLRRRGAHLKAAVLSAVLESVNEYGIRGFSVSDVAHRAGVHETSVYRRWSESRALLVAALYDRTDETLPVPDTGSLRGNLLAHLRQVADYLASPTGRASLQIAAATVQSDASEKARDDFWSSRSTVVELLLERARKTGEIVDVPDPEIAYELLAAPLYMRVLLTGRPIDEDYLTRIVDSFLRESTS from the coding sequence GTGATCGACAAACTCCCCGGCGGGAAGCTCCGGCGGCGCGGTGCGCACCTCAAGGCGGCAGTGCTCAGCGCCGTGCTGGAATCGGTCAACGAGTACGGGATCCGCGGCTTCTCCGTCTCCGATGTCGCACACCGCGCCGGGGTCCACGAGACGTCCGTGTACCGCCGCTGGAGCGAGTCGCGCGCGCTGCTGGTGGCCGCGCTCTACGACCGGACCGACGAGACTCTGCCGGTACCCGACACGGGTTCACTGCGTGGCAATCTGCTCGCCCACCTGAGACAGGTGGCCGACTACCTGGCGTCACCGACCGGGCGCGCCTCGCTCCAGATCGCCGCGGCCACAGTGCAGTCCGACGCATCGGAGAAGGCGCGAGACGATTTCTGGTCGTCGAGGTCGACCGTGGTCGAACTCCTACTCGAACGCGCACGGAAGACCGGCGAGATCGTCGACGTCCCGGATCCGGAAATCGCCTACGAGTTGCTCGCCGCACCGCTCTACATGCGGGTACTCCTGACGGGCCGGCCGATCGACGAGGACTACCTCACCCGGATCGTCGACTCCTTCCTTCGCGAGTCGACGAGCTAA
- a CDS encoding YhgE/Pip domain-containing protein, with protein sequence MAIDRSVLRHPRLWGAPVALVAVLMSLLGALYLSSTLDPQQHLHDFPIALVVRDDGEPLDGGYENVGERIAQGLEDNVPSEQFRLERMGIARARGELASGDLYGAIVVPVDFTKRLSILGQGSVIPGEMEKPVITVYSNPRLGIGGAEVMDRFTAEALGQVVETVGAELTARVDAELADGAASVPGAARIALAEPVQVLEVDFAPLPDGIGNGLAVFFFALAIVLAGFTGSMIVHSIVDGHLGYTPTEYGPFYVHEPHAGLSRLQTLLIKWALVVVIAGVVAALYLWIATAMGMPVPSPGQLWLFSALSIAAVGILATSILVVFGTPGLLVNLVLFIILGLPSSGATVPLEASPQFFSVLAPLEPMYQVHRGVQAILFFGGGERVTGAVVALLVVLALGLVLGVVAAAVYDRRGWHRVPREAEPPTDPAAPDLPHRSGSVRTRVPS encoded by the coding sequence ATGGCAATCGACCGATCGGTACTGCGTCACCCTCGCCTGTGGGGTGCGCCGGTGGCGCTCGTCGCGGTGCTGATGTCGCTCCTCGGCGCGCTCTACCTGTCGAGCACGCTCGACCCGCAACAGCACCTGCACGACTTCCCGATCGCCTTGGTCGTCCGCGACGACGGGGAACCGCTCGACGGTGGCTACGAGAACGTCGGTGAGCGCATCGCGCAGGGCCTCGAGGACAACGTGCCGTCCGAGCAGTTCCGGCTCGAGCGGATGGGAATCGCCAGGGCCCGTGGAGAATTGGCCTCCGGGGATCTCTACGGCGCGATCGTCGTGCCGGTCGACTTCACCAAACGGCTGTCCATCCTGGGGCAGGGCAGTGTCATCCCGGGAGAGATGGAAAAGCCCGTCATCACCGTCTACAGCAACCCGCGCCTGGGCATCGGCGGCGCCGAGGTGATGGACCGGTTCACCGCCGAGGCGCTGGGGCAGGTCGTCGAGACGGTCGGAGCCGAACTCACCGCGCGGGTGGACGCCGAACTCGCGGACGGTGCCGCGTCGGTGCCGGGCGCCGCCCGAATCGCCTTGGCGGAGCCGGTGCAGGTGCTCGAGGTCGACTTCGCGCCCCTACCCGACGGGATCGGCAACGGGCTCGCGGTCTTCTTCTTCGCGCTGGCCATCGTCCTCGCAGGCTTCACCGGATCGATGATCGTGCACTCGATCGTCGACGGGCACCTCGGCTACACGCCGACTGAGTACGGCCCCTTCTACGTGCACGAACCACATGCCGGACTCTCCCGTCTCCAGACCCTGTTGATCAAGTGGGCGCTGGTGGTGGTGATCGCCGGTGTGGTCGCGGCCCTGTACCTGTGGATCGCGACGGCGATGGGCATGCCGGTTCCCTCGCCCGGGCAGTTGTGGCTGTTCTCGGCACTGTCCATCGCGGCCGTCGGGATACTCGCCACGTCGATCCTGGTCGTGTTCGGCACTCCCGGGCTGCTGGTCAATCTCGTGCTGTTCATCATCCTGGGCCTGCCGTCGTCCGGGGCGACGGTGCCGCTCGAAGCGAGCCCGCAATTCTTCTCGGTGCTGGCTCCGCTCGAACCGATGTACCAGGTGCACCGCGGAGTCCAGGCAATCCTGTTCTTCGGCGGCGGAGAGCGCGTGACGGGCGCCGTCGTGGCGCTGCTCGTCGTGCTCGCGCTCGGGCTCGTCCTGGGCGTGGTCGCGGCAGCCGTCTACGACCGCCGGGGCTGGCATCGGGTGCCTCGAGAAGCCGAGCCCCCGACGGATCCGGCCGCCCCGGATCTGCCACACCGTTCCGGGTCAGTCCGCACGCGAGTCCCGAGCTGA